The proteins below come from a single Cannabis sativa cultivar Pink pepper isolate KNU-18-1 chromosome 3, ASM2916894v1, whole genome shotgun sequence genomic window:
- the LOC115711699 gene encoding cytokinin riboside 5'-monophosphate phosphoribohydrolase LOG3, whose amino-acid sequence MEIETEMKQSRFGRICVFCGSSQGKKTSYQDAAIELGKELVSRNIDLVYGGGSIGLMGLVSQAVHDGGRHVIGVIPKTLMPRELTGETVGEVKAVADMHQRKAEMARHSDAFIALPGGYGTLEELLEVITWAQLGIHDKPVGLLNVDGYYNSLLSFIDKAVEEGFISPSARHIIVSAPTARELVKNLEEYVPCHESVASKLSWETEQLGYPQTYAISR is encoded by the exons ATGGAGATAGAGACAGAAATGAAACAGTCCAGGTTTGGAAGAATTTGTGTGTTTTGTGGGAGTAGCCAAGGGAAGAAAACTAGCTACCAAGATGCTGCCATTGAGCTTGGCAAAGAGCTG GTTTCAAGGAATATTGATTTGGTTTATGGAGGCGGTAGCATTGGTCTGATGGGCTTGGTTTCACAAGCGGTTCATGATGGTGGCAGGCATGTTATTGG aGTTATTCCCAAGACGCTCATGCCTCGAGAG TTAACTGGTGAAACGGTAGGAGAGGTGAAGGCAGTTGCAGACATGCACCAAAGGAAGGCTGAGATGGCTAGGCATTCAGATGCCTTTATTGCCTTACCTG GTGGTTATGGGACTCTTGAAGAGTTACTTGAAGTTATAACATGGGCTCAACTTGGAATCCATGATAAACCG GTGGGACTGCTGAATGTTGATGGATATTACAACTCTTTGCTATCGTTTATCGATAAGGCAGTGGAAGAAGGATTCATTAGTCCAAGTGCTCGTCACATAATTGTATCAGCACCCACTGCAAGGGAGTTAGTGAAGAATTTAGAG GAATATGTGCCCTGCCATGAAAGTGTTGCTTCAAAGTTGAGCTGGGAAACAGAGCAGCTTGGCTACCCTCAAACATATGCTATCTCTAGGTGA